The following are encoded in a window of Bacillus xiapuensis genomic DNA:
- a CDS encoding sensor histidine kinase — MSLAKKLWLTLLATLLLCIGFAYGLSNILYEKLYVASVEKELLQAGKSLALDYQGGDLTDEFIQQVNWYNEKASFEVFAVRNPRELAACIPFEIDYETLIGPAEREQLLKNKPVKKVGYVARFDRQVVSVIMPLLEEQRLQGILYLYVPLENIKELTADLTIYWGAGAAFFLFILLLIGLKWARYLTKPLEEMKTAAVRLAEGDFSTRVKVPAKDEIGQLAETLNRMAESIDKEDERTKEFLATVSHELRTPLSYIKGYSEALSSGMVKEEEERERYFHIITRESKRMERLVNDLMELIKLESDSSALERVPLPLAETIRQTLDKLKPAAKQKKIELTEELDHQIIIEGDEGRLEQVIVNLIDNALRYTEEGGRIHLRLSKQADKAIMALCDSGIGIPAEDVQKITERFYRVNKARTRSDGGTGLGLSIVENIVKGHGGRLMIESEYGLGTTVTIEFPLLQDMDDL, encoded by the coding sequence ATGAGCCTTGCAAAGAAGCTGTGGCTGACGCTATTAGCGACGCTATTGTTATGTATCGGTTTCGCCTATGGGTTATCGAATATTTTATATGAAAAACTGTACGTCGCAAGCGTGGAAAAGGAGCTTTTGCAAGCGGGCAAAAGCTTGGCGCTTGATTATCAAGGCGGCGATCTGACAGATGAATTTATCCAGCAAGTAAACTGGTATAATGAGAAAGCCAGTTTTGAAGTGTTTGCTGTCAGAAACCCGCGCGAACTGGCCGCTTGCATCCCTTTTGAGATTGATTATGAGACATTGATTGGACCGGCTGAGCGGGAACAGCTGCTTAAAAATAAGCCGGTTAAGAAAGTGGGCTATGTGGCCCGCTTTGACCGCCAGGTTGTTTCTGTTATTATGCCCTTGCTTGAAGAACAGCGCCTTCAAGGCATTCTTTATTTGTATGTGCCGCTGGAGAATATTAAAGAGCTGACGGCAGACCTGACGATTTACTGGGGGGCAGGAGCCGCATTCTTTCTGTTTATCTTATTATTGATCGGGCTCAAGTGGGCGAGGTATTTAACCAAGCCTCTTGAAGAAATGAAGACGGCTGCTGTAAGGCTTGCGGAGGGGGATTTTTCAACAAGGGTGAAGGTTCCCGCCAAGGATGAGATCGGGCAGCTGGCTGAGACCTTGAACCGCATGGCCGAGTCGATTGATAAAGAAGATGAACGAACGAAAGAATTCTTGGCTACGGTTTCTCACGAATTGCGGACGCCGTTAAGCTACATAAAAGGATACAGCGAGGCGCTCTCAAGCGGCATGGTGAAAGAAGAGGAAGAACGAGAAAGATACTTTCACATTATTACGCGAGAATCGAAGCGGATGGAACGACTCGTAAATGATTTAATGGAGCTGATTAAGCTTGAGAGCGATTCCTCTGCGTTAGAAAGGGTTCCGCTGCCGCTGGCCGAAACCATTCGCCAAACGCTGGACAAGTTAAAACCGGCTGCTAAACAAAAAAAGATTGAGCTTACAGAAGAGCTTGATCATCAAATTATTATAGAAGGGGATGAGGGGCGGTTAGAGCAAGTGATTGTGAATTTGATTGATAATGCGCTCCGTTATACAGAAGAAGGAGGGCGCATTCACTTGCGGCTATCTAAGCAGGCGGATAAAGCGATTATGGCCTTGTGCGATTCAGGCATTGGCATACCGGCAGAAGATGTACAGAAGATTACAGAGCGGTTTTATCGGGTGAATAAAGCCCGCACAAGATCGGATGGCGGCACGGGCTTAGGGCTGTCGATTGTTGAGAATATCGTAAAAGGTCATGGCGGCCGGCTTATGATTGAGAGTGAGTATGGCCTGGGGACAACGGTAACAATTGAATTTCCTTTGCTTCAAGATATGGATGATTTATAA
- a CDS encoding FixH family protein, with protein MNKQFFMIIAVCAALVLGACGAKEPKKEENGAPKPLAADLQVPDKADVDEEVKFQTKVTQGAEAVSDADEVKYEVWRDGKKESSEMIEAKSIGKGRYTAKKAFEADGVYYVQVHVTARGLHTMPKAAITVGKAAAPKKEEKTSDDHQH; from the coding sequence ATGAATAAACAATTTTTCATGATCATAGCGGTTTGTGCAGCACTGGTGTTAGGTGCATGTGGAGCCAAAGAACCAAAGAAAGAAGAAAACGGTGCGCCGAAGCCGCTGGCAGCTGATCTGCAGGTGCCTGATAAAGCGGACGTTGATGAAGAAGTAAAGTTCCAGACTAAGGTCACACAAGGAGCTGAAGCAGTGAGTGATGCGGACGAAGTGAAATATGAAGTGTGGCGGGACGGCAAGAAAGAATCCAGTGAAATGATTGAGGCTAAGTCAATTGGAAAAGGCCGCTATACAGCGAAAAAAGCCTTCGAAGCCGATGGCGTATATTACGTGCAAGTGCATGTGACAGCTCGCGGGCTGCATACAATGCCAAAAGCGGCCATCACTGTCGGCAAGGCAGCAGCACCTAAAAAAGAAGAAAAGACTTCGGA